The following are from one region of the Desulfonatronum thiosulfatophilum genome:
- a CDS encoding cysteine hydrolase family protein, producing the protein MQTLINPALIVVDMQNDFVLPGAPATVAGARETIPSIRGLLDHARRHSWPVVHAVREHRADGSDVEYTRRELFRESGGICVAGTPGARIVEELTPEPGDYVLTKQRFSAFLGTELDLLLRRLRITTLVIAGTQYPNCIRATAVDALARDYRVVVITDACSAQTKQIAKNNVEDMRNMGMICIPLQNLLPRFQ; encoded by the coding sequence GTGCAGACCCTCATCAATCCCGCCCTGATCGTGGTGGACATGCAAAACGACTTTGTTCTCCCCGGGGCCCCGGCCACGGTGGCAGGGGCCAGGGAGACAATACCCTCGATCCGCGGGCTCCTTGATCATGCCCGCCGCCATTCGTGGCCCGTGGTGCATGCGGTCCGCGAACACCGCGCCGACGGTTCAGACGTGGAATACACGCGCCGCGAACTGTTTCGTGAATCCGGCGGGATCTGTGTCGCGGGCACGCCGGGCGCGCGCATTGTCGAGGAATTGACGCCGGAACCGGGAGACTATGTCCTGACCAAGCAGCGGTTCAGCGCGTTTCTGGGCACGGAACTGGATCTGCTGCTGCGCAGGTTGCGGATCACGACCCTGGTCATTGCCGGAACACAATACCCGAACTGTATCCGGGCCACGGCCGTGGACGCCCTGGCCCGGGATTACCGGGTGGTGGTGATCACGGACGCCTGTTCAGCCCAAACCAAGCAGATAGCGAAAAACAACGTCGAAGACATGCGGAACATGGGCATGATCTGCATCCCACTGCAAAACCTGCTGCCTCGTTTCCAATAA
- the treY gene encoding malto-oligosyltrehalose synthase: protein MTMNPIYQPTAFYRLQFHAGFTFADALAIAPYLRDMGVSHVYTSPILAARPGSTHGYDIVDHQALNPELGGREGFDALSTALRDAGMGLVMDIVPNHMGIGRSDNLWWLDVLEWGRSSRYAHFFDIEWFPETHGIHDKVLLPILGDLYGAVLERGELRLRFDAPAGSYSVWYYEHRFPICPSTYHRILAPCLETAADAANNQDVRAAFTESKRLRSKPRSNTRRKALRTRGTTFKQTLAALARDIPELHTALEGAETLFAPNSPDGRGLERLHKLLERQHYRPAFWRVAGREINYRRFFQINDLAGLRVEEPEVFDAAHALIRDLVAGGQVHGLRIDHIDGLYDPSGYLDRLQKLLKPHAETLGFPAGRFPVYVEKILEEHETLRAQWPVHGTTGYDALSEIHSVQLDPEGTAQLKTIYEAREGAGAADGHGEGARAKRQIMDQELASELEVLATETTRLLKRDLASRDFSRGEIRQALREIVSRFPIYRTYVGSRGPSPEDARDLDWALGLARRARAVSHPLLFDVLEALLKTNWKPRADGRPNAECLRLARKFQQFTGPAMAKGMEDTTFYRVLPLVSMNEVGMGPNRRISSVGDFHQQMIRRAAKWPKSMVTTATHDTKRSEDVRARIAVLSEMPAAWAEHVDRWQILNRRARQESGGATQPAGRDEYLFYQTLVGVWPLNRTGTELPAPEILSALRERLQAYMIKAAREAKTYTSWIDQDESYENALNGFVAQVLDSPASAPFLRDVHEFAQTLDVPGACNALTQMILRLTMPGVPDNYQGTELWDDSLVDPDNRRPVDYRTRLENLAEFRAEQETEDLLKFVAALGASWQDGRLKHYLLRQLLHLRRSHPDLFLRGKYIPIEVSGPHERHVLAFARVHERQALIVALPRLSAGLCAPGAGFPTGGIWAETALRPVSALPKKGKGLLWRNVFTMHAGKPMEATPTCAEIFAHLPFAVLISEPTRK from the coding sequence ATGACCATGAACCCAATCTACCAACCCACCGCATTCTACCGTTTGCAGTTCCATGCCGGCTTCACCTTTGCCGACGCCCTGGCCATTGCCCCGTACCTGCGAGACATGGGCGTCAGCCATGTCTATACATCGCCCATTCTGGCAGCCAGACCGGGATCGACGCATGGCTACGACATCGTGGACCACCAGGCCCTGAACCCGGAGCTTGGCGGACGCGAGGGATTCGATGCCCTGAGCACAGCCCTGCGGGATGCCGGGATGGGGCTGGTCATGGACATTGTCCCGAACCATATGGGCATCGGGCGCAGCGACAACCTGTGGTGGCTGGACGTGCTGGAATGGGGACGCAGCAGCCGGTACGCCCACTTTTTCGATATTGAATGGTTTCCCGAAACACATGGGATCCACGACAAGGTCCTGCTTCCGATCCTTGGGGATCTCTACGGCGCCGTTCTGGAACGCGGGGAATTGCGCCTGCGTTTCGACGCCCCTGCCGGGTCCTACAGCGTCTGGTACTACGAGCATCGCTTTCCGATCTGTCCGTCCACCTACCACCGCATTTTAGCCCCTTGTCTGGAAACCGCCGCGGATGCGGCGAACAATCAAGATGTGCGGGCCGCCTTCACCGAGTCCAAACGCCTGCGCAGCAAGCCCCGCTCCAACACCCGGCGCAAGGCGCTGCGCACGCGCGGAACGACTTTCAAACAGACCCTGGCCGCACTGGCCCGCGATATCCCGGAACTGCACACGGCTCTTGAAGGAGCCGAAACGCTTTTCGCTCCGAACTCACCGGACGGACGCGGACTGGAACGGCTGCACAAGCTCCTGGAACGCCAGCACTACCGTCCGGCTTTCTGGCGCGTGGCCGGACGGGAAATCAACTACCGCCGTTTTTTTCAGATCAACGACCTCGCCGGACTGCGTGTTGAAGAACCGGAGGTTTTCGATGCCGCCCACGCCTTGATCCGGGATCTGGTGGCCGGGGGGCAGGTCCACGGGCTGCGCATCGATCATATCGACGGCCTCTACGATCCGTCCGGATACCTGGACCGGCTCCAGAAACTGCTCAAGCCGCATGCGGAAACATTGGGCTTCCCAGCGGGTCGTTTTCCGGTCTACGTGGAGAAAATTCTGGAGGAGCATGAAACCTTGCGCGCCCAGTGGCCGGTGCATGGCACCACGGGTTATGACGCCCTGAGCGAGATCCACTCCGTGCAACTGGATCCCGAAGGCACGGCTCAGCTGAAAACCATCTACGAAGCCCGGGAAGGCGCGGGCGCCGCGGACGGGCATGGTGAAGGGGCACGGGCCAAGCGTCAGATTATGGACCAGGAGTTGGCCTCGGAACTGGAGGTTCTGGCCACGGAAACGACCCGGCTGCTCAAGCGCGACCTTGCCTCCAGGGATTTTTCCCGCGGAGAAATCCGACAGGCTCTGCGCGAAATAGTCTCCCGCTTTCCAATCTACCGCACCTATGTCGGTTCCAGAGGCCCCTCCCCCGAAGACGCCCGGGACCTGGACTGGGCCCTGGGTCTGGCCCGGCGCGCCCGTGCCGTGAGCCATCCCCTGCTGTTCGACGTGCTGGAAGCCCTGCTCAAAACGAACTGGAAACCGCGCGCCGACGGCCGGCCCAATGCGGAATGTCTCCGTCTGGCCCGCAAATTCCAGCAATTCACCGGTCCGGCCATGGCCAAGGGCATGGAAGACACGACGTTCTACCGGGTCCTCCCCCTGGTCTCCATGAACGAAGTGGGGATGGGGCCGAACCGACGAATCAGCTCCGTGGGCGATTTTCACCAGCAGATGATTCGTCGTGCCGCGAAATGGCCCAAGTCCATGGTCACCACCGCCACCCATGACACCAAACGCAGCGAGGACGTCCGGGCGCGGATCGCGGTTCTGTCCGAAATGCCCGCTGCGTGGGCCGAACATGTGGACCGCTGGCAAATCCTGAACCGCCGAGCCCGACAGGAATCCGGAGGAGCGACGCAGCCCGCCGGCCGGGATGAATACCTGTTCTACCAGACTCTGGTCGGAGTATGGCCGCTGAACCGCACGGGAACCGAACTTCCGGCCCCCGAAATCCTCTCCGCCCTGCGCGAACGCTTGCAGGCCTACATGATCAAGGCTGCCCGGGAAGCCAAGACGTATACATCCTGGATCGATCAGGACGAAAGCTATGAAAACGCCCTGAACGGATTCGTGGCCCAGGTGCTGGACAGTCCGGCGTCCGCGCCGTTTCTGCGGGATGTCCATGAGTTCGCCCAGACTTTGGACGTACCCGGAGCGTGCAATGCTCTGACCCAGATGATCCTGCGCCTGACCATGCCGGGAGTTCCGGACAATTATCAAGGCACTGAACTCTGGGATGATTCCCTGGTGGATCCGGACAATCGACGTCCGGTGGATTACCGGACCAGGCTGGAAAATCTCGCCGAATTCAGAGCGGAGCAAGAAACCGAAGACCTTCTAAAATTCGTCGCTGCCCTTGGCGCATCCTGGCAAGACGGTCGACTGAAACATTATCTGCTCCGGCAACTGCTCCACCTGCGCCGCTCCCACCCCGACCTGTTCTTACGCGGAAAGTATATTCCCATTGAGGTCTCCGGTCCTCATGAACGCCATGTTCTGGCTTTTGCCCGAGTCCATGAGCGTCAGGCCCTGATCGTCGCCCTGCCCCGCCTGTCCGCAGGACTTTGCGCTCCAGGAGCCGGTTTTCCCACGGGCGGGATATGGGCGGAAACAGCTCTCCGACCCGTCAGCGCCCTGCCAAAAAAAGGCAAAGGCCTGCTTTGGCGCAATGTGTTCACCATGCATGCGGGCAAACCGATGGAAGCCACCCCTACCTGCGCGGAAATCTTCGCCCACCTCCCGTTCGCCGTGCTGATCTCCGAACCGACCCGTAAATAA
- the glgX gene encoding glycogen debranching protein GlgX — MIKDDLSKDSEPLKNGPRVWPGSPIPLGATWDGSGVNFALFSAHAEKVELCLFENDGITENTRISMPEYTDEVWHCYLPDARPGQLYGYRVHGPYKPREGHRFNPNKLLLDPYAKILVGGLKWHDALFGYTVGHKDEDLSFDKRDSAPFMPKCQVVDPAFTWGKPMASRHWHESVIYEMHVAGYTMLHPDVPEDFRGTFEGLASRPVIDHLTQLGITAIELLPIHAFLQDRHLIDRGLSNYWGYNSLGYFAPHPNYLRPKHDLSSFKSFVQIMHDAGIEVILDVVYNHTAEGNHLGPTLSFRGIDNYSYYYLMNDEPRFYNDFTGTGNTLELRHPKVLSMVMDSLRYWVQIMGVDGFRFDLATTLARVEGPYNEHSSFLDAVAQDPVLGQVKLIAEPWDTGLGGYQVGNFPPGWAEWNDQYRDTMRRFWKGDEGQLPAFADRISASADIFKRRGRRTWASVNFITAHDGFTLHDLVSYNHKHNEQNGENNRDGTDNNNSWNCGMEGATSDPEILALRRRQMRNFLATLILSQGMPMLTAGDEFARTQLGNNNAYCQDNELSWIDWNGIDESGRMQIAFVSRLLSLRHEHIVFHRNRFFKGEIIPGTAVKDVIWLRPDGREMSTDDWGNPHARALALRLSGEAGLVHLSERGEQEPDDTFLLLVNADHEREIFQLSTGDPGVWEPLVDTMNEDGRPENGPHLPGARISVGGRSLQLLRLMLEDA; from the coding sequence ATGATAAAAGACGACTTGAGCAAAGACAGCGAGCCCTTGAAGAACGGTCCACGAGTTTGGCCCGGTTCTCCAATCCCTCTGGGAGCCACTTGGGATGGGTCGGGCGTCAATTTCGCCTTGTTTTCCGCCCATGCCGAGAAAGTCGAACTTTGTCTATTCGAGAACGACGGCATCACCGAAAACACCCGAATCTCCATGCCGGAATACACCGATGAGGTCTGGCATTGCTACCTGCCGGACGCTCGTCCCGGGCAACTCTATGGTTACCGCGTCCACGGTCCCTACAAGCCGCGGGAAGGTCACCGTTTCAATCCCAACAAACTCCTGCTGGATCCCTATGCCAAGATCCTGGTCGGCGGTCTGAAATGGCACGACGCCCTCTTCGGATATACCGTCGGCCATAAGGACGAAGATTTGTCCTTTGACAAACGTGATTCCGCACCGTTCATGCCCAAATGCCAGGTTGTGGATCCGGCGTTCACCTGGGGTAAGCCCATGGCATCCAGACACTGGCACGAAAGCGTGATCTACGAGATGCACGTGGCCGGTTACACCATGCTCCATCCCGATGTGCCGGAAGATTTCCGCGGGACCTTCGAGGGATTGGCCTCCCGGCCAGTCATTGACCATCTCACACAGCTCGGAATCACGGCCATCGAACTGTTGCCCATTCATGCCTTCCTGCAGGATCGGCACCTCATCGACCGGGGCTTGAGCAACTACTGGGGCTACAACTCCCTGGGATACTTCGCTCCCCACCCTAACTATCTCCGACCCAAACACGATCTGTCCTCCTTCAAAAGCTTCGTGCAGATAATGCATGACGCGGGCATCGAGGTCATTCTGGACGTGGTCTACAACCATACCGCCGAAGGAAATCATCTCGGCCCGACCTTATCCTTCAGGGGGATCGACAACTATTCCTACTACTACCTGATGAACGATGAACCACGGTTCTACAATGATTTCACGGGTACGGGGAACACGCTGGAACTGCGCCATCCCAAGGTGTTGTCCATGGTCATGGACTCGCTTCGCTATTGGGTTCAGATAATGGGGGTGGACGGATTCCGATTCGACCTGGCCACGACCCTGGCTCGGGTGGAAGGGCCGTACAACGAGCACTCCAGCTTTCTGGACGCCGTGGCCCAGGACCCGGTGCTGGGGCAGGTCAAGTTGATCGCCGAACCTTGGGATACGGGCCTTGGCGGCTATCAGGTGGGCAATTTTCCTCCTGGCTGGGCTGAATGGAATGATCAATACCGCGACACCATGCGCCGGTTCTGGAAGGGCGACGAAGGTCAGCTTCCCGCTTTTGCCGACCGGATTTCCGCTTCCGCGGACATATTCAAACGGCGTGGTCGACGCACCTGGGCCAGCGTGAATTTCATCACGGCCCACGACGGGTTCACCCTGCACGACTTGGTCAGCTACAATCACAAACACAACGAACAGAACGGGGAGAACAACCGGGACGGAACGGACAACAACAATTCCTGGAACTGCGGCATGGAGGGTGCGACAAGCGACCCGGAGATCCTGGCTCTGCGCCGCCGTCAAATGCGCAATTTTCTGGCCACGCTGATTCTTTCCCAGGGCATGCCCATGCTGACCGCGGGAGATGAATTTGCCCGAACTCAGCTTGGCAACAACAACGCCTACTGCCAGGACAATGAACTGTCCTGGATCGACTGGAACGGCATCGACGAGTCGGGAAGGATGCAGATCGCCTTTGTCAGCCGCCTGCTCAGCCTGCGCCATGAACACATCGTCTTTCACCGCAACCGGTTTTTCAAGGGGGAGATCATTCCCGGCACCGCGGTCAAGGACGTCATCTGGCTGCGTCCCGACGGCCGGGAGATGAGCACCGACGACTGGGGCAATCCTCATGCCCGGGCCTTGGCTTTGCGATTGAGCGGCGAAGCCGGTCTGGTGCACTTGAGCGAACGCGGTGAACAGGAACCGGACGACACCTTCCTGCTGCTGGTGAATGCCGACCATGAGCGCGAGATTTTCCAGCTTTCCACGGGAGATCCCGGTGTATGGGAACCCCTGGTGGATACCATGAACGAAGACGGCCGACCCGAAAACGGCCCCCACCTTCCGGGCGCCAGGATCAGCGTGGGCGGGCGCTCCCTGCAGTTGCTCCGACTGATGTTGGAAGATGCATGA
- a CDS encoding diguanylate cyclase: MNMFSRGISLKSALIALYAIVTISVALAGYLSYSSSRQSIGNVALQLRTEITDRIETHLLEFLHLPHRINQANAQALTRQLIAANDQLTLGKRFAEQIGMFPSVSSVYFGNIHGGLVNSGRESPGDLRYLIDTEGFTAGTFRKTLVDAQGNHAEQLAVLSNFDSRNRPWYVRALERNGPVWSDVYILFTGKELALAASLPAYDGQGGLLGVVSVDVFLSNISHFLQGMRIGETGQAFILDRDGLLIATSTTELLIIDSGDPAARSRVHGTESSDPVVRNASATLASRFGNFSEVEKETSLTFTVNGRQMLLQTAPLRDDLGIDWLILVVVPEDDFMAAIMADSRMIHLHVTFALALVLAAGVFLTKWIVKPVSLLNMAADRVAAGESIKKIEDYSPVIEFRGLTRSFNRMAHQLSNTLEGLELELRERKRAEEELRRTREQFELAVLGSNDGIWDWNLRDNSLFLSPRWKEQLGYEDKELSSEFNVFYSRLHPEDVPRLDDYLKRYLKGEVEMFEIEFRMLHREGGYRWILSRGTAFRDEKNLPFRMAGSHTDITDRKAAEQALKEKSEELERYFTTSLDLLCIANTKGEFIRLNPEWEKVLGYSLTELEGRNFFDFVHPDDMEDTVAAVSRLDAQEQVLNFENRYRRKDGSYSWIEWRAFPRNGTIYAVARDITRRKADEEKLNRLATTDSLTGLCNRRAFMQTLETELGRYRRYGKHASLLMLDLDHFKTINDTHGHAGGDEVLRYFAMLLQETVRETDLPGRLGGEEFAVLLPETKVSSALVIAERLLRKVRETVVWTHAGTASFTVSIGLGVMQPEDSTPDSLLARADAALYRAKDNGRDRVEVYSLGQHDK, translated from the coding sequence ATGAATATGTTTTCCCGAGGGATTTCACTGAAATCCGCACTGATCGCTCTTTATGCAATAGTGACGATATCCGTCGCATTGGCAGGGTATCTGTCATATTCCAGCAGTCGCCAGTCCATCGGCAACGTTGCACTGCAGCTGCGCACGGAAATTACGGATCGTATTGAAACACACCTGTTGGAATTTCTGCATTTGCCTCACCGGATCAACCAGGCCAATGCCCAGGCTCTGACACGTCAGCTGATCGCTGCCAACGACCAGCTCACCCTCGGAAAGCGTTTTGCGGAGCAGATTGGGATGTTCCCCTCGGTCTCGAGCGTTTATTTCGGCAATATCCACGGCGGACTTGTGAATAGTGGCCGGGAATCGCCTGGGGATCTCCGGTACCTCATCGATACCGAGGGATTTACGGCGGGTACCTTTCGTAAAACCCTCGTGGACGCGCAAGGCAATCACGCCGAGCAACTGGCTGTTCTTTCCAACTTCGACTCACGTAACCGGCCCTGGTATGTCCGGGCCTTGGAAAGGAACGGACCGGTTTGGAGCGATGTCTACATACTGTTCACCGGCAAGGAGCTGGCCTTGGCCGCGAGTCTTCCGGCATATGACGGCCAGGGCGGTCTGCTGGGAGTTGTTTCCGTGGACGTTTTCCTCTCAAATATATCGCATTTTCTTCAGGGCATGCGCATCGGCGAGACCGGTCAGGCATTCATCCTGGATCGCGACGGTTTGCTGATCGCCACATCCACCACGGAACTCCTCATCATCGACAGCGGCGACCCGGCTGCAAGAAGCCGGGTCCATGGGACGGAAAGCAGCGACCCGGTGGTTCGCAATGCCTCGGCAACACTGGCATCACGGTTTGGAAATTTTTCCGAAGTTGAAAAGGAGACCAGTCTCACCTTTACCGTGAACGGCCGACAAATGCTCCTACAGACTGCGCCTTTGCGTGACGACCTGGGTATTGATTGGCTGATCCTCGTCGTCGTGCCGGAAGATGATTTCATGGCCGCGATCATGGCCGACAGTCGCATGATTCATCTTCATGTGACGTTTGCCCTGGCTTTGGTGCTTGCGGCAGGAGTCTTCCTGACCAAGTGGATCGTCAAGCCGGTCAGTCTGCTGAACATGGCTGCGGACAGGGTAGCCGCCGGCGAAAGTATAAAAAAGATCGAAGATTATTCTCCGGTCATCGAGTTTCGCGGACTGACCCGGTCTTTCAACCGGATGGCGCACCAGCTTTCAAATACATTGGAGGGGCTTGAGCTTGAACTGCGCGAACGCAAGCGGGCCGAGGAGGAGCTTCGCCGCACCCGTGAGCAGTTCGAACTGGCGGTGCTTGGCTCCAACGACGGCATTTGGGATTGGAACCTGCGCGATAACTCGTTGTTTCTCTCGCCGCGTTGGAAGGAGCAGTTGGGATACGAGGACAAAGAATTGAGCAGTGAATTCAATGTGTTTTATTCTCGTCTCCATCCTGAGGACGTGCCGCGCCTTGATGACTACCTGAAACGTTATCTCAAAGGCGAGGTGGAAATGTTCGAAATAGAATTCCGCATGCTGCACAGGGAAGGGGGCTATCGATGGATCTTGTCTCGTGGTACTGCCTTCCGGGATGAAAAGAATCTTCCCTTTCGCATGGCCGGCTCCCACACCGACATCACGGATCGCAAGGCTGCCGAGCAGGCCTTGAAGGAAAAAAGCGAGGAACTCGAGCGCTACTTCACGACCAGTCTGGACCTGCTGTGCATTGCGAATACGAAGGGTGAGTTTATCCGCTTGAATCCTGAATGGGAGAAAGTTCTTGGCTATTCTCTCACCGAGCTTGAAGGACGAAATTTCTTCGATTTTGTCCATCCGGACGATATGGAGGACACAGTGGCGGCCGTTTCACGATTGGACGCCCAAGAACAGGTCCTTAATTTCGAGAACCGCTATCGCCGGAAAGACGGATCGTACAGTTGGATCGAATGGAGAGCCTTCCCTCGAAACGGCACAATCTACGCCGTTGCCAGAGACATCACCCGGCGTAAGGCCGACGAGGAGAAGCTGAATCGGTTGGCGACCACGGATTCACTCACCGGCTTGTGCAACCGACGTGCATTCATGCAGACCCTGGAGACAGAGCTGGGACGTTACAGGCGATACGGCAAGCATGCTTCCCTGTTGATGCTGGACCTGGATCACTTCAAGACAATCAATGATACCCATGGCCATGCCGGGGGTGACGAAGTACTGCGATATTTTGCCATGTTGCTTCAGGAAACGGTCCGCGAAACGGACCTGCCCGGACGCCTGGGCGGGGAGGAGTTCGCCGTGCTCCTGCCGGAAACGAAAGTGTCCAGCGCCCTGGTGATTGCCGAGCGTCTGCTGCGGAAGGTCCGCGAAACAGTTGTTTGGACGCATGCCGGAACCGCATCCTTCACGGTGAGCATCGGCCTTGGCGTGATGCAACCGGAGGATTCCACCCCGGACTCTTTGTTGGCCAGAGCGGATGCCGCTCTCTACCGGGCCAAGGACAATGGTCGGGACAGGGTTGAGGTGTATTCATTGGGACAACACGACAAATGA
- a CDS encoding EAL and HDOD domain-containing protein, which produces MIPEPIYVARQPVFDRDMDIWGYELLFRHSAQCSTARIDDADEATSRVIADGFGLVEDLLAPSQKVLINYPGRMLVQGAPRALPSDVAIVEILETVQPTPEILRICAQLKAEGYVLALDDFVGQSGFEALLQLADLVKVDVLYLNYEQLKAVVGNLRRIENCRLLAEKVEDLAMYDQCRELGFDLFQGYFFSRPELVSGKKLSANQISKLQLLKELSAPDLELIQVAKIVQHDVALSYRLLRYINSPGFGLPNEITSINQAMNLLGQRKVTAWLRVLIMAEMKTNPLSGELLFLSLQRAKLLEALQDAGTPSRLSSEGMFLLGLFSFLDVILGLPMNDILARLSLGPCLKAALLGRDAELQAWLDLAEACERGNWDKAEALLKGMNLGTEQTAKILNESALWAKQFLDVS; this is translated from the coding sequence ATGATCCCTGAGCCCATTTATGTTGCCCGGCAGCCGGTTTTTGATCGGGACATGGACATCTGGGGCTATGAATTGCTTTTCCGGCATAGCGCCCAGTGCTCCACGGCCAGAATTGACGACGCCGACGAAGCAACCTCCCGCGTGATCGCGGATGGATTCGGTCTGGTTGAGGATCTTCTTGCCCCTTCCCAGAAAGTCCTGATCAACTATCCGGGCAGGATGCTGGTGCAGGGTGCGCCGCGTGCATTGCCGTCCGACGTGGCTATCGTGGAAATTCTGGAAACGGTCCAGCCGACTCCGGAAATATTGAGGATCTGCGCCCAACTCAAGGCCGAGGGCTACGTTCTGGCCCTGGACGATTTTGTCGGCCAATCCGGCTTCGAGGCCCTGTTGCAGTTGGCTGATCTGGTCAAGGTAGACGTACTCTACCTGAATTACGAACAATTAAAGGCTGTTGTCGGCAACCTGCGACGGATCGAAAACTGCCGGCTGCTGGCCGAAAAAGTCGAAGATCTGGCCATGTATGATCAATGTCGGGAGCTCGGTTTCGACCTTTTTCAAGGGTATTTTTTCAGTCGTCCAGAACTGGTCAGCGGCAAGAAACTTTCGGCCAACCAGATTTCCAAGCTGCAGTTGCTCAAGGAATTGAGCGCGCCGGATCTGGAACTGATACAGGTCGCCAAAATCGTCCAGCACGATGTGGCCTTGAGCTACCGACTGCTGCGCTACATCAATTCTCCCGGGTTCGGCCTGCCGAACGAGATCACCTCCATCAACCAGGCCATGAACCTCCTGGGGCAACGCAAGGTCACCGCCTGGCTGCGGGTCTTGATCATGGCCGAAATGAAGACAAATCCCCTGTCTGGGGAGTTGCTCTTTCTTTCCTTGCAGCGAGCGAAGCTGTTGGAAGCCTTACAGGATGCCGGAACACCATCCCGGCTCTCCAGCGAGGGGATGTTTCTTCTCGGCCTGTTCTCCTTCCTGGACGTCATTCTTGGTCTGCCCATGAATGATATACTGGCAAGGCTGTCCTTGGGCCCCTGCCTGAAAGCCGCACTGCTGGGACGGGACGCGGAACTGCAAGCCTGGCTGGATCTGGCAGAGGCCTGCGAACGCGGCAACTGGGACAAGGCCGAGGCATTGCTGAAAGGTATGAATCTCGGAACCGAGCAGACCGCCAAGATCCTGAACGAATCCGCCCTTTGGGCCAAGCAGTTTCTGGACGTTTCCTGA
- a CDS encoding DUF4412 domain-containing protein, with product MRKAMCLIVMVFLLSVATQSWADDYLKIRHVNEAYEVMGQKQPATEEIVETWLSGNKARMNSGTSSSVILRGDKQVMYMLDHDKRAYAEVPMDLSQAMTGMMGDQGGDQQMAQMMAEMMGAMMKINASVRDTGATKTVNDWNCRVYELNMKMPMGNTVSEICATEDIDVDMSVYHKIGHAMMAGQQGFDDLIKEMEKIKGVSVLTVSKATVMGATIVSREELLEHKKMTPPAGSFDIPEGYTRQDFMGM from the coding sequence ATGCGAAAGGCAATGTGTTTGATCGTGATGGTGTTTTTATTGTCTGTGGCGACGCAGTCATGGGCGGACGACTACTTGAAGATCCGGCACGTGAACGAGGCCTATGAGGTCATGGGGCAGAAGCAGCCCGCCACGGAGGAAATCGTCGAGACGTGGCTGAGCGGCAACAAGGCGCGGATGAATTCCGGCACGAGTTCTTCGGTGATCCTGCGCGGGGACAAGCAGGTCATGTACATGCTGGATCATGATAAGAGGGCTTATGCCGAGGTGCCTATGGACCTCTCCCAGGCCATGACGGGCATGATGGGCGACCAGGGCGGCGATCAGCAGATGGCTCAGATGATGGCGGAAATGATGGGAGCCATGATGAAGATCAATGCCAGCGTCAGGGATACCGGCGCCACGAAGACCGTCAATGACTGGAACTGCCGGGTCTATGAATTAAACATGAAGATGCCCATGGGCAATACTGTTTCCGAGATATGCGCCACCGAGGACATCGATGTGGACATGAGCGTGTATCACAAGATCGGGCATGCCATGATGGCCGGGCAGCAGGGGTTCGACGACCTGATCAAGGAAATGGAGAAAATTAAGGGGGTTTCGGTACTGACCGTCAGCAAGGCTACGGTCATGGGCGCGACCATCGTTTCCAGGGAAGAACTTCTGGAACATAAAAAAATGACGCCGCCTGCCGGAAGCTTCGACATACCGGAAGGGTATACCCGCCAGGATTTCATGGGTATGTAA
- a CDS encoding STAS domain-containing protein yields the protein MDFESKSVGKVVTIKATGRMDAVTAPTFEQECMRWVEKGNVDLIVDFSGLEYISSAGLRIILGVGKKLKAQGGSLTFGGMSAMVKEVFDISGFASIFPVHDSVEAALAAK from the coding sequence ATGGATTTTGAGAGCAAGAGTGTTGGAAAAGTTGTAACCATCAAGGCCACCGGACGCATGGACGCCGTGACCGCACCGACTTTTGAGCAGGAATGCATGCGCTGGGTGGAAAAGGGAAATGTTGACTTGATCGTTGATTTTTCCGGTCTGGAGTACATCAGCAGCGCGGGGTTGCGGATTATTCTGGGCGTGGGCAAGAAGCTTAAGGCCCAGGGAGGTTCGTTGACCTTTGGCGGGATGAGCGCCATGGTCAAAGAAGTATTTGATATCTCCGGTTTCGCCTCCATCTTTCCGGTGCATGATTCCGTGGAGGCGGCGCTTGCGGCAAAATAA